A stretch of Corallococcus macrosporus DNA encodes these proteins:
- a CDS encoding AAA family ATPase has protein sequence MAAELLSPAEAQGAADVASRLKAGLNQVMLDQETVVEQVVTAVLARGHVLLEGLPGLGKTELCKALARLLSLPFRRIQFTPDLLPGDITGTYVLEGEARRDFVFREGPLFASLVLADEINRSSPKTQSALLEAMQERSVTVLGQTRPLPDPFFVLATQNPIELEGTYPLPEAQLDRFLFRILVPPVGSKTLRTLLTTRVRGAPPALEPVLDAQGLARLFSAVDRVHLPGPVADFIGRLVEASDPRQASAPEPVRRFVRFGASPRAALALAAAGRARALLDGRPNVGFDDVVAAAPAALNHRLVLAYEASLEKVSAPDVVRELLKATPEVPRG, from the coding sequence GTGGCAGCGGAGCTTTTGAGTCCCGCCGAGGCACAGGGCGCGGCGGACGTGGCCTCCCGGCTCAAGGCCGGGCTCAACCAGGTGATGCTCGACCAGGAGACGGTCGTCGAGCAGGTCGTGACGGCGGTGCTCGCCCGGGGCCACGTGCTCCTGGAGGGCCTGCCCGGCCTGGGCAAGACGGAGCTGTGCAAGGCCCTGGCGCGGCTGTTGTCGCTGCCCTTCCGCCGCATCCAGTTCACCCCCGACCTGCTGCCCGGCGACATCACCGGCACCTACGTGCTGGAGGGCGAAGCGCGCCGCGACTTCGTCTTCCGCGAGGGCCCCCTCTTCGCGAGCCTCGTCCTCGCGGATGAGATCAACCGCTCCAGCCCGAAGACGCAGTCCGCGCTGCTGGAGGCGATGCAGGAGCGCTCGGTGACGGTGCTGGGGCAGACGCGGCCCCTGCCCGATCCGTTCTTCGTGCTCGCCACGCAGAACCCCATCGAGCTCGAAGGCACGTATCCGCTGCCTGAGGCGCAGCTGGACCGCTTCCTCTTCCGCATCCTCGTGCCGCCCGTCGGCTCGAAGACGTTGCGCACGCTGCTCACCACGCGCGTGCGCGGCGCGCCTCCCGCGCTGGAGCCGGTGCTGGATGCGCAGGGACTGGCGCGCCTGTTCTCCGCCGTGGACCGCGTGCACCTGCCCGGCCCGGTGGCGGACTTCATCGGCCGGCTGGTGGAGGCGTCCGACCCGCGCCAGGCCTCCGCCCCCGAGCCCGTGCGCCGCTTCGTGCGCTTCGGCGCGAGCCCCCGCGCCGCGCTGGCCCTGGCCGCCGCGGGCCGAGCGCGCGCGCTGCTCGATGGCCGCCCCAACGTGGGCTTCGACGACGTGGTGGCCGCCGCGCCCGCTGCCCTCAACCACCGCCTGGTGCTGGCCTACGAGGCGTCGTTGGAGAAGGTGTCCGCGCCGGACGTGGTGCGCGAGCTGCTCAAGGCCACGCCCGAGGTGCCCCGTGGTTAG
- a CDS encoding MotA/TolQ/ExbB proton channel family protein has translation MTSFFLLAQAAQPELGWLSSKLLGVTLGSAEWVLWLLVILSILSIAVMLERAVYFSRHRLPNSEALAVRLARGEFDAVAGEVKNQKGMEASVIREALASAQQGPDTVEQVIASTVARERPQYERGLSILGTLGNNAPFIGLFGTVLGIIKAFNDLGAMNAKGGAMQQTVMAGISEALVATAVGLAVAIPAVVAFNIFNRQLKTLTSRTTALGHALVGAMKARKPGAAGGN, from the coding sequence ATGACGTCCTTCTTCCTCCTGGCCCAGGCGGCCCAACCCGAACTCGGATGGTTGAGCAGCAAGCTGCTCGGGGTGACGCTGGGCAGCGCCGAGTGGGTGCTCTGGCTGCTCGTCATCCTCTCCATCCTCTCCATCGCGGTGATGCTGGAGCGCGCGGTCTACTTCTCGCGCCACCGGCTGCCCAACTCGGAGGCGCTGGCGGTGCGGCTGGCGCGCGGCGAGTTCGACGCCGTGGCCGGTGAGGTGAAGAACCAGAAGGGCATGGAGGCCTCCGTCATCCGCGAGGCCCTGGCCTCCGCGCAGCAGGGCCCCGACACCGTGGAGCAGGTCATCGCGTCCACCGTCGCCCGCGAGCGCCCCCAGTACGAGCGCGGCCTGTCCATCCTGGGCACGCTGGGCAACAACGCCCCGTTCATCGGCCTGTTCGGCACGGTGCTCGGCATCATCAAGGCCTTCAACGACCTGGGCGCCATGAACGCCAAGGGCGGCGCCATGCAGCAGACGGTGATGGCCGGCATCTCGGAGGCGCTCGTCGCCACGGCCGTGGGCCTCGCCGTCGCCATCCCCGCCGTCGTCGCCTTCAACATCTTCAACCGCCAGTTGAAGACGCTCACCAGCCGCACCACCGCCCTGGGCCACGCGCTCGTGGGCGCCATGAAGGCGCGCAAGCCGGGCGCCGCGGGAGGCAACTAG
- a CDS encoding aldo/keto reductase family protein produces MNFRFLGRSGLKVSEISYGNWLTHGSQVEEDAAVACVKAALDTGITTFDTADVYAGTKAESVLGRALKGQRREGYELFTKVYWPTGPGQNDRGLSRKHIIESIHGSLRRLQTDYVDLYQAHRFDAETPLEETMLAFADIVRQGKALYIGVSEWTAEQISAGAKLARELRVPFISNQPQYSMLWRVIESKVIPTSDAEGLGQIVWSPLAKGVLTGKYLPGKAPPPDTRAANQQGAQFMTNFMTDDVLTRVQQLKPLAQEAGLSLAQLSVAWVLQNKSVASAIIGASKPEQVLDNVKATGVKLDAELMRRIDAIIGPVVERDPAQTSSPARRP; encoded by the coding sequence ATGAACTTCCGATTCCTTGGCCGCAGCGGTCTGAAGGTCAGCGAGATTTCCTACGGCAACTGGCTCACGCATGGCTCCCAGGTGGAGGAGGACGCCGCCGTCGCTTGCGTGAAGGCCGCGCTCGACACCGGCATCACCACCTTCGACACCGCCGACGTCTACGCCGGCACCAAGGCCGAGTCCGTCCTCGGCCGCGCCCTCAAGGGCCAGCGCCGCGAAGGCTACGAGCTGTTCACCAAGGTCTACTGGCCCACCGGCCCCGGCCAGAACGACCGCGGCCTGTCGCGCAAGCACATCATCGAGTCCATCCACGGCTCCCTGCGCCGCCTCCAGACGGACTACGTGGACCTCTACCAGGCCCACCGCTTCGACGCGGAGACGCCCCTGGAGGAGACCATGCTCGCGTTCGCGGACATCGTCCGCCAGGGCAAGGCCCTCTACATCGGCGTCTCGGAATGGACCGCCGAGCAGATCTCCGCCGGCGCGAAGCTCGCCCGCGAGCTGCGCGTGCCCTTCATCTCCAACCAGCCCCAGTACTCCATGCTCTGGCGGGTCATCGAGTCCAAGGTCATCCCCACCTCCGACGCGGAAGGTCTGGGCCAGATTGTCTGGTCCCCGCTCGCCAAGGGCGTGCTCACCGGCAAGTACCTCCCCGGCAAGGCGCCGCCCCCGGACACCCGCGCCGCCAATCAGCAGGGCGCGCAGTTCATGACCAACTTCATGACCGACGACGTGCTCACCCGCGTCCAGCAGCTCAAGCCGCTGGCCCAGGAGGCCGGCCTGTCGCTCGCGCAGCTGTCCGTCGCGTGGGTCCTCCAGAACAAGAGCGTCGCCTCCGCCATCATCGGCGCCTCCAAGCCGGAGCAGGTGCTCGACAACGTGAAGGCCACGGGCGTGAAGCTCGACGCGGAGCTGATGCGCCGCATCGACGCCATCATCGGTCCCGTCGTGGAGCGCGACCCCGCTCAGACGAGCAGCCCGGCTCGCAGGCCCTGA